A single window of Arcobacter venerupis DNA harbors:
- a CDS encoding tetratricopeptide repeat protein, whose protein sequence is MRLLIIIFLILNVSYAKKDFYYGFIDSSGVQISEQRKQSINDGFDILQNARTLARDGKIDDAYDQVKSFKDKNKVNILVSDTILLYAELALKKQSKRLILEASTELEASINSSKINQYDLAKAYMLLVELKLEINKIEDAKYFAQIIIDNFDDELTKTYGKISMAKVYKYQKDYPKAIKYLYEILTVTKDKNIATVVADELFDVYILDEKYDKANELITQVLKTNIDFYANDSYLANKKINRLIKAGMPEHAAEILNELLKRTTKEDSIEDFKFKLANTYMLMYDKTNYYLEKAKDLYKDIINDFSQGIHAKDAKMYIDEILMRQGFISPTVISAKYLEVEAMQQKALLQELLNNMNDKKYELILKAEKVYNKISNDIVKRFGYQSISDIYDEINIQIMKDYLAQGKCTELNDILKTSRNETLVKLIEDETVKYSFFECLVESPYEKAYLQIKDTFDKTRDANIYLYLERMAFSLGLSDEALEFSAKVEMVDDSNVLANEFLYRYQILKQRDDSISLEKFFAYANIHHDFFKVNENNPVIIDFYYDYYFNLLKNNDKKFANEILNKLYDKQKELKVFVYSPFVETELAKIAKESNENQKSADLLLEALKDTRKIKPNDEVKIYYDILNLYDTMGNKSKRDEYILKCKEVKDSVDSLYKKMCDEM, encoded by the coding sequence TTGAGATTATTAATAATTATATTTTTAATATTAAATGTGTCATATGCAAAAAAAGATTTTTATTATGGTTTTATTGATTCTTCAGGCGTACAAATTTCAGAGCAAAGAAAACAATCAATAAATGATGGTTTTGATATTTTACAAAATGCAAGAACTTTAGCACGTGATGGAAAAATTGATGATGCTTATGATCAAGTAAAAAGCTTTAAAGATAAAAATAAAGTTAATATTTTAGTTTCTGATACAATACTTTTATATGCTGAACTTGCTTTAAAAAAACAATCAAAAAGATTAATTCTTGAGGCATCAACTGAACTAGAAGCCTCAATTAATTCTTCTAAAATTAACCAATATGATTTAGCAAAAGCTTATATGCTTTTAGTTGAATTAAAATTGGAAATAAATAAAATTGAAGATGCAAAATATTTTGCGCAAATTATAATTGATAATTTTGATGATGAATTAACAAAAACTTATGGAAAAATTTCTATGGCAAAAGTTTATAAATATCAAAAAGATTATCCAAAAGCAATAAAATATTTATATGAGATATTAACAGTAACAAAAGATAAAAATATTGCTACAGTTGTCGCTGATGAACTATTTGATGTTTATATTTTAGATGAAAAATACGATAAAGCAAATGAATTAATAACACAAGTTTTAAAAACAAATATTGACTTTTATGCTAATGACTCATATTTGGCAAATAAAAAAATCAATCGTTTAATAAAAGCAGGTATGCCAGAACATGCAGCTGAGATATTAAATGAGTTATTAAAAAGAACTACAAAAGAAGATTCAATTGAAGATTTTAAATTTAAATTAGCTAATACGTATATGCTTATGTATGATAAAACAAATTATTATTTAGAAAAAGCAAAAGATTTGTATAAAGATATTATTAATGATTTTTCTCAAGGTATACATGCAAAAGATGCAAAAATGTATATTGATGAAATTTTAATGAGACAAGGATTTATTAGTCCAACTGTTATATCTGCTAAATATCTCGAAGTAGAAGCAATGCAACAAAAAGCTCTTTTGCAAGAGCTTTTAAATAATATGAATGATAAAAAATATGAGCTTATATTAAAAGCTGAAAAAGTTTATAACAAAATTTCTAATGATATTGTAAAAAGATTTGGTTATCAAAGTATAAGTGATATTTACGATGAAATAAATATTCAAATTATGAAAGATTATTTAGCACAAGGAAAATGTACTGAATTAAATGATATTTTAAAAACCTCTAGAAATGAAACTTTAGTTAAATTAATAGAAGATGAAACAGTTAAATACTCTTTTTTTGAGTGTTTAGTAGAATCACCATATGAAAAAGCTTATTTACAAATAAAAGATACTTTTGATAAAACAAGAGATGCTAATATATATTTATATTTAGAACGAATGGCATTTAGTTTAGGATTAAGTGATGAAGCTTTAGAATTCTCTGCAAAAGTTGAGATGGTTGATGATTCAAATGTATTGGCAAATGAGTTTTTATATAGGTATCAAATACTAAAACAGAGAGATGATAGCATTTCTCTTGAAAAATTCTTTGCTTATGCTAATATTCATCATGATTTTTTTAAAGTAAATGAGAATAATCCTGTAATTATAGATTTTTATTATGATTATTATTTTAATTTATTAAAAAATAATGATAAGAAATTTGCAAATGAGATTTTGAATAAATTATATGATAAACAAAAAGAATTAAAAGTTTTTGTTTATTCTCCTTTTGTTGAAACTGAACTTGCAAAAATAGCTAAAGAATCAAATGAAAACCAAAAATCAGCTGATTTATTACTTGAAGCTTTAAAAGATACACGAAAAATCAAACCTAATGATGAAGTGAAAATTTATTATGATATTTTAAATTTATATGATACTATGGGTAATAAGAGTAAAAGAGATGAATAT
- the flhB gene encoding flagellar biosynthesis protein FlhB yields MADDDKTEEPTDKKISDARAEGNVAKSAEISGATVLTLGTMYLLFFSSYSLLEIKKLMLFSYSFIGQELDGPLFYTITFQITLTLLKALAPLFILVLVLVLASNLAQFGFLTVPISFNLQKLDPIKGIKNIFGFKKLIEAFKLLAKLTLITVVMLIIFSLTYQKILTMMNQDTQDTIATMFELSVYFLSAILFIIIIFAIIDFYFTKHYYIKSLRMSKQEIKDEFKNMEGDPQVKGRIRRIQMQMAQKRMMNSVPEADVVITNPTHYAVALKYDNKVDSAPKIVAKGIDFLAIKIRDIAKDNRIPIIENPALARSLYDQIDIDREIPSEFYKAMAEIFSYVYELKNKR; encoded by the coding sequence ATGGCTGATGATGATAAAACAGAAGAACCCACCGATAAAAAAATAAGTGATGCAAGGGCAGAAGGAAATGTTGCAAAATCTGCAGAAATTTCAGGTGCCACAGTATTGACATTAGGGACAATGTACCTTCTTTTTTTTTCTTCATACTCTTTACTTGAAATTAAAAAATTGATGTTATTTTCTTATAGTTTTATTGGTCAAGAATTAGATGGTCCATTATTTTATACTATAACTTTTCAAATAACATTGACTCTTTTAAAAGCATTAGCCCCTTTATTTATTTTAGTATTAGTATTAGTATTAGCAAGTAATCTTGCTCAATTTGGTTTTCTTACTGTACCTATAAGTTTTAATTTACAGAAATTAGATCCTATCAAAGGTATAAAGAATATATTTGGATTTAAAAAACTTATTGAGGCATTCAAACTGTTAGCAAAGTTAACACTAATTACTGTAGTAATGCTTATTATTTTCTCTTTAACTTATCAAAAAATTTTGACAATGATGAATCAAGATACTCAAGATACAATAGCAACTATGTTTGAATTATCTGTTTATTTCCTTAGCGCAATTCTTTTTATTATTATTATTTTTGCTATAATAGATTTTTATTTTACTAAACATTATTATATAAAGTCTTTAAGAATGAGTAAACAAGAGATTAAAGATGAATTTAAAAATATGGAGGGAGATCCTCAAGTAAAAGGTCGAATTAGAAGAATTCAAATGCAAATGGCTCAAAAACGTATGATGAATTCCGTTCCTGAAGCTGATGTTGTTATTACAAATCCAACACATTATGCTGTTGCTTTAAAGTATGACAATAAAGTTGATTCTGCACCAAAAATTGTAGCTAAAGGTATTGATTTTTTAGCAATTAAAATAAGAGACATTGCAAAAGACAATAGAATACCCATTATAGAGAATCCGGCACTTGCTAGGTCTTTGTATGATCAAATAGATATAGATAGAGAGATACCAAGTGAATTTTATAAAGCAATGGCTGAAATATTTTCATATGTATATGAATTAAAAAATAAAAGGTAA
- a CDS encoding flagellar biosynthetic protein FliR encodes MEAFLSLLNEDILYQFLLLLARILSFVAFMPVFGHTSIGSTVRIAFAFYLTIFIFPLVDITSDVNADNFIMSLISEITLGLTAAMLINIIFSAVRIIGEFVEYSTGLSMASMFDPSTGGQQGIIANLLYWIALMLFFQTGMYEMTLVILVKSFSMIHLGSFNIFSYDGVQLATDEIKRMFAFAFAFALPLFFIGFILDIYYGYGTKSMPSFSPFIVTFQLKFALIFIFLILGMEIFTNAFVDYFISKFQ; translated from the coding sequence ATGGAAGCCTTTTTATCTTTACTTAATGAAGATATTTTATATCAATTTCTTCTTCTTCTTGCCAGAATATTATCTTTTGTTGCCTTTATGCCAGTTTTTGGACATACATCTATTGGATCAACAGTAAGAATAGCTTTTGCATTTTATTTAACAATTTTTATTTTCCCTTTAGTAGATATTACATCAGATGTTAATGCAGATAACTTTATTATGAGTTTAATCTCTGAAATAACATTAGGTCTTACTGCTGCAATGTTAATTAATATTATATTTTCAGCAGTTAGAATAATTGGAGAGTTTGTTGAATACTCAACTGGATTATCAATGGCTTCAATGTTTGATCCATCTACTGGTGGACAACAAGGGATAATTGCTAATCTACTTTATTGGATTGCCTTAATGTTGTTTTTTCAAACAGGGATGTATGAAATGACATTAGTTATTTTAGTAAAAAGCTTTTCTATGATTCATTTAGGAAGTTTTAATATTTTCTCTTATGATGGAGTTCAACTAGCTACTGATGAAATAAAAAGAATGTTTGCCTTTGCCTTTGCCTTCGCTTTACCTTTATTCTTTATTGGTTTTATTTTAGATATTTATTATGGTTATGGAACAAAATCTATGCCTTCATTCTCGCCTTTTATTGTTACATTTCAGTTGAAATTTGCATTGATTTTTATTTTTTTAATATTAGGTATGGAAATATTTACAAATGCATTTGTAGATTATTTTATTTCTAAATTCCAATAA
- a CDS encoding flagellar hook-length control protein FliK — MSNIIDNLLPTDKIVNTNTTSTTDQPLKDKPSLFDSLLLNSMPKDESNVDTKTTVISEIKKEDVVTTLNNIETTEDVALPEEDISSTDKEQKVSTSSLLDRLIIEAKKGAKEASNTNENIDIRNEKTDTKNGKTDSTLLNNIETTVDGNIKEVKKDESNDLKTADLTDDTKTTTTKMLDDTLTNKLNTDIQDTSNLININAKDNSLDSENKLNQDTSELVLSEIEKPLETKNKVVENTLEIITPKLESNSNKSIEQKIDVKENSEKKITKEITIDSSLNKINNNDTSIINESKLVNNGKDLLSNNIVDNNSIEVEISTENITNNIDLSNEKESLNSTVLVDSDLENSSILPDESLVIEDVNKNSSELVSNTKDQKMSLMDQLILKNSAKITLNMTTNDINPTEQEIAGKDFISSLYLGSQKNKINNQSLFNKNEAVTLLKDGTSIDAVKTSAEMLDLGLEGIDVDKDIEIEKVEVKTINLKTENKKDFIDNILLDKNIKSDDIKGLITKSVEASAALLENTINLADDAIINVNSPLSFNIQSKIIGARQQMATMMSDIAKQMYENYKPPVTAFRINLNPTTLGSIAILMKSDKSNGLSISLSASSNSTLDALVENQNVLKNSLNKTFNESTEFNLDFSSSNQNSNNQSSFNNQSGQGQNPRKIEQQMDTQSILQLKEENKDREEKSIDYM; from the coding sequence ATGTCAAACATAATAGATAATTTACTTCCTACAGATAAAATAGTAAATACAAATACTACATCAACAACGGATCAACCATTAAAAGATAAACCTTCTTTATTTGATTCTTTATTATTAAATAGTATGCCAAAAGATGAATCAAATGTTGATACAAAAACGACTGTTATATCAGAAATAAAAAAAGAAGATGTAGTAACTACACTTAATAATATTGAAACTACAGAAGATGTAGCATTGCCTGAAGAAGATATATCTAGTACTGATAAAGAGCAAAAAGTTAGTACAAGTTCTTTATTAGATAGATTAATAATAGAAGCAAAAAAAGGTGCTAAAGAAGCATCAAATACAAATGAAAATATTGACATTAGAAATGAAAAGACTGATACTAAAAATGGAAAGACTGATAGTACATTATTGAATAATATTGAAACAACAGTAGATGGAAATATCAAAGAAGTTAAAAAAGATGAAAGTAATGATTTAAAAACTGCAGATTTAACAGATGATACAAAAACTACAACAACAAAAATGCTAGATGACACATTAACAAATAAATTAAATACAGATATTCAAGATACATCAAATTTAATTAATATCAATGCTAAGGATAATAGTTTAGATAGTGAAAATAAGTTAAATCAAGATACTTCAGAGTTAGTTCTTTCAGAAATTGAAAAACCTTTAGAAACAAAAAATAAAGTAGTAGAAAATACATTAGAAATTATTACTCCTAAACTTGAGTCAAATTCAAATAAATCAATCGAACAAAAAATTGATGTAAAAGAAAATAGTGAAAAAAAGATAACAAAAGAGATTACTATAGATTCGTCTTTAAATAAGATAAATAATAATGATACATCGATAATCAATGAGTCGAAATTAGTAAATAATGGAAAAGATTTATTATCAAATAATATTGTAGATAATAATTCTATTGAAGTAGAAATAAGTACAGAAAATATCACAAATAATATTGATTTATCTAATGAAAAAGAATCTTTAAATTCAACGGTATTAGTTGATAGTGATTTAGAAAATAGTAGTATCCTTCCAGATGAATCTTTAGTTATTGAAGATGTAAATAAAAATTCTTCAGAATTAGTAAGTAATACAAAAGATCAAAAAATGTCTTTGATGGATCAACTAATTTTAAAAAATAGTGCAAAAATCACTTTAAATATGACTACTAATGATATTAACCCAACAGAACAAGAAATTGCTGGTAAAGATTTTATATCAAGCTTATATTTAGGTTCTCAAAAAAATAAGATAAATAATCAATCATTGTTTAATAAAAATGAAGCAGTGACTCTTTTAAAAGATGGAACTTCAATTGATGCTGTTAAAACCAGTGCTGAAATGTTAGATTTAGGATTAGAAGGTATTGATGTAGATAAAGATATTGAAATTGAAAAAGTTGAAGTTAAAACAATTAATTTAAAAACTGAAAATAAAAAAGATTTTATTGATAATATTCTTTTAGATAAAAATATTAAAAGTGATGATATCAAAGGATTAATTACTAAGTCAGTTGAAGCAAGTGCTGCTTTATTAGAAAATACAATTAACTTAGCAGATGATGCAATAATTAATGTAAATTCACCATTATCATTTAATATTCAATCAAAAATAATAGGTGCAAGACAACAAATGGCTACGATGATGTCTGATATTGCAAAGCAAATGTATGAAAATTATAAACCACCTGTAACTGCTTTTAGAATAAATTTAAATCCTACAACATTAGGTTCAATTGCTATTTTGATGAAAAGTGACAAAAGTAATGGATTATCTATTAGTTTGAGTGCTTCAAGTAATTCAACTTTAGATGCATTAGTTGAAAATCAAAACGTATTAAAAAATTCATTAAATAAAACATTTAATGAAAGTACGGAATTCAATTTAGATTTTAGTTCTTCAAATCAAAATAGTAATAATCAATCATCGTTTAATAATCAAAGTGGTCAAGGACAAAATCCAAGAAAAATTGAACAACAAATGGATACTCAATCAATTTTACAACTAAAAGAAGAGAATAAAGATAGAGAAGAAAAAAGTATAGATTATATGTAA
- the flgC gene encoding flagellar basal body rod protein FlgC has product MGFFDGYNVATSGMSAQRTRINVVSANIANAKTTHTLEGGPYKKQQVVFQDVLLANTNKTNSNDVETTNNKNSDLALRGVGVKSIVQSEAKPVMRYEPAHPDANADGYVAYPDINPVVEMVDLIEATRSYEANVASFNTHKNIDSKTLDILNA; this is encoded by the coding sequence ATGGGTTTTTTCGATGGTTATAATGTAGCAACTTCAGGTATGAGTGCTCAAAGAACAAGAATAAATGTTGTAAGTGCTAATATTGCAAATGCAAAAACTACTCATACTTTAGAGGGTGGTCCATATAAAAAACAACAAGTTGTTTTTCAAGATGTACTTTTAGCTAATACTAATAAAACAAATTCTAATGATGTTGAAACTACAAATAATAAAAATTCTGATTTAGCATTGAGAGGTGTTGGAGTCAAATCAATTGTACAATCAGAAGCAAAACCTGTAATGAGATATGAACCTGCTCATCCTGATGCTAATGCAGATGGGTATGTAGCATATCCAGATATTAATCCGGTTGTTGAAATGGTAGATTTGATAGAAGCAACGAGATCATATGAAGCAAATGTGGCTTCATTTAATACTCATAAAAATATTGATTCTAAAACATTAGATATATTAAATGCGTAA
- the fliE gene encoding flagellar hook-basal body complex protein FliE, whose protein sequence is MNISSIADSIGSLSLNTNNKIEKSDDKSFQNMLNNAISDVNNQQVEGYNAMEGIASGKVTNLQEAVQKIEEAELSMKLALEVKNKAISAYKEIMRMQI, encoded by the coding sequence ATGAATATATCTTCAATAGCAGATTCAATTGGCTCTTTGAGTTTAAACACAAATAATAAAATTGAAAAGAGTGATGACAAATCTTTTCAAAATATGTTAAATAATGCTATTTCTGATGTTAACAATCAACAAGTTGAGGGTTATAATGCTATGGAAGGAATTGCAAGTGGTAAAGTTACTAATTTACAAGAAGCAGTTCAAAAAATTGAAGAAGCTGAATTATCTATGAAATTAGCATTAGAAGTTAAAAATAAAGCAATAAGTGCATATAAAGAAATTATGAGAATGCAAATTTAG